One part of the Candidatus Aquiluna sp. UB-MaderosW2red genome encodes these proteins:
- the rplO gene encoding 50S ribosomal protein L15 produces MAEEKKPAAKAAPKTAAAKPAVKAAAPKAPAAKAAAPKTAVPKTAAAKPAADKAEPKTAAAKPAVKVVQKAAVAPKAKKSTPKKTDQEKADRSQILKLHHLRPAPGAKKDKTRKGLGEGSKGKTAGRGTKGTGARTTVRLGFEGGGVNLVMRTPKLRGFKNPFRVEYQVVNLEKLSELYPKGGAVTVSDLVSKGAVRKGEPVKVLGNGDISVKLDINVDKVSASAKTKVEAAGGSVGA; encoded by the coding sequence ATGGCCGAAGAAAAGAAGCCAGCCGCAAAGGCCGCACCAAAAACCGCTGCTGCAAAGCCAGCTGTTAAGGCCGCAGCCCCAAAGGCACCAGCCGCTAAAGCTGCCGCACCAAAGACTGCTGTGCCAAAGACTGCTGCTGCAAAGCCAGCAGCCGACAAAGCTGAGCCAAAAACTGCTGCTGCAAAGCCAGCGGTGAAGGTGGTTCAGAAGGCTGCCGTTGCCCCAAAGGCAAAGAAGTCGACTCCAAAAAAGACTGACCAGGAAAAGGCTGATAGATCTCAGATCCTGAAGTTGCACCACCTTCGCCCGGCACCGGGTGCCAAGAAGGATAAGACTCGTAAGGGTCTTGGTGAAGGATCAAAGGGTAAGACTGCCGGTCGTGGTACCAAGGGAACCGGTGCTCGCACCACAGTTCGTCTTGGCTTCGAAGGTGGAGGCGTGAACCTAGTTATGCGTACCCCTAAACTTCGTGGTTTCAAGAACCCATTCCGGGTGGAGTACCAGGTGGTTAACCTTGAGAAGCTCAGTGAGCTTTACCCCAAGGGTGGCGCTGTGACAGTTTCCGACCTAGTCTCAAAGGGTGCAGTTCGCAAGGGCGAGCCTGTAAAGGTCCTAGGTAACGGCGACATCTCAGTTAAGCTGGACATCAATGTTGACAAAGTTTCTGCGTCAGCCAAGACCAAGGTTGAAGCTGCCGGCGGTAGCGTCGGCGCATAA
- the truA gene encoding tRNA pseudouridine(38-40) synthase TruA, whose amino-acid sequence MSEPAGVPGGFSRFRVDLAYDGTDFSGWAKQPGHRTIQGDLEVALTKLFGESQDGFGMRVAGRTDAGVHAGHQVCHIDITSAQLKRLGRTPLSTKRLNSLLVPEIAILSVALAPDGFDARFSATGRRYHYLIADQSAKPDPKRNRFVLTLPRVVDEKVMAEAAAKLVGLKDFGAFCKPRAKATTIRNLKKLEVVRHRDGLIQITLEADAFCHNMVRAIVGAIVSVAEQRLSVEELERVQKGAKRTSKFRVVAPRGLSLESVSYPPDKKMGFQAQNARKRRDLGEISV is encoded by the coding sequence ATGAGTGAACCCGCTGGTGTACCCGGCGGGTTTTCTCGTTTCCGGGTTGATTTGGCTTATGACGGCACTGACTTTTCCGGCTGGGCTAAGCAGCCGGGTCATAGGACCATTCAGGGCGACTTAGAGGTCGCGCTCACCAAGTTATTCGGTGAGTCTCAAGATGGCTTTGGGATGCGAGTGGCGGGTCGAACCGATGCCGGTGTTCACGCGGGTCATCAGGTTTGCCACATCGACATCACAAGTGCTCAGCTTAAGCGCCTGGGCAGAACACCGCTTAGCACTAAGCGCCTGAACAGCCTTTTGGTTCCTGAGATAGCGATACTGTCCGTGGCCTTGGCTCCGGATGGCTTTGACGCTCGCTTTTCTGCAACGGGACGCAGATACCACTATTTGATTGCAGATCAAAGTGCCAAGCCTGACCCAAAGCGCAACCGCTTTGTACTCACTCTTCCTCGAGTGGTAGATGAGAAAGTTATGGCCGAGGCTGCAGCCAAGCTCGTGGGGCTCAAAGACTTCGGGGCTTTTTGTAAGCCAAGAGCCAAGGCAACGACGATTCGAAATTTGAAAAAACTTGAGGTTGTGAGACACAGGGACGGCTTGATTCAAATCACTCTCGAGGCCGACGCCTTTTGCCACAACATGGTGCGGGCAATAGTCGGTGCGATTGTTTCAGTGGCGGAACAAAGGCTTAGCGTGGAGGAGCTGGAGCGTGTCCAGAAAGGGGCCAAACGGACCTCAAAATTCCGAGTTGTCGCCCCTCGCGGGTTGTCTTTGGAGTCGGTTTCCTACCCGCCTGATAAAAAAATGGGCTTTCAAGCGCAAAATGCCAGAAAAAGAAGGGATTTGGGGGAAATTTCTGTTTGA
- the rpsK gene encoding 30S ribosomal protein S11 — protein MAAPKTSAAARKPRRKDKKNVPLGQAHIRSTFNNTIITITDQTGAVISWSSSGDVGFKGSRKSTPYAAQMAAESAARKAQEHGLKKVDVFVKGPGSGRETAIRSLQAAGLEVGSISDVTPQAHNGCRPPKRRRV, from the coding sequence ATGGCAGCACCTAAGACATCCGCAGCGGCCCGCAAGCCCCGCCGCAAGGACAAGAAGAACGTTCCACTTGGTCAGGCTCACATCCGCTCGACATTCAACAACACAATCATCACCATCACCGATCAAACCGGAGCAGTTATCTCTTGGTCTTCCTCGGGCGATGTCGGGTTTAAGGGTTCACGTAAGTCGACCCCTTATGCCGCTCAGATGGCGGCCGAATCTGCAGCCCGCAAGGCTCAGGAGCACGGCCTCAAGAAGGTTGATGTATTCGTGAAGGGCCCAGGCTCTGGTCGCGAGACTGCAATTCGTTCGCTTCAGGCCGCAGGCCTTGAGGTTGGCTCGATTTCCGATGTGACTCCACAGGCTCACAACGGTTGCCGCCCACCGAAGCGCCGCCGCGTCTAA
- the rpmJ gene encoding 50S ribosomal protein L36, with protein MKVNPSVKKICDKCKVIRRHGNVMIICENPRHKQRQG; from the coding sequence ATGAAGGTTAACCCAAGCGTTAAGAAAATCTGCGATAAGTGCAAGGTTATTCGTCGTCACGGAAACGTGATGATCATTTGCGAGAACCCTCGTCACAAGCAGCGCCAGGGCTAA
- the map gene encoding type I methionyl aminopeptidase, producing MRKKYELKSEDQIRKMRIAGLLTAEALKNVKAAMRPGVTTLELDRIAEKTIRDGGGIPNFQLVPGYSHTICASINAEVVHGIPSSKTLKAGDMISVDCGAEVDGWNGDSAFTFIVPGGDAGLAKKRQELSDACEGSLWAGIAALAKAKRLNEVGVAIEEFVGSKGNFGILEQYVGHGIGRSMHEDPAVFNYRVRDLGPKVEPGLCVAIEPMITAGDQETFVAKDDWTVETSDGGDGAHWEHSVAVHSKGIWVLTAVDGGVAGLAPFGVVPVVL from the coding sequence ATGCGTAAAAAATACGAACTTAAATCGGAGGACCAGATTCGCAAGATGCGAATCGCCGGGCTGCTCACAGCTGAAGCTCTCAAAAACGTAAAAGCTGCAATGCGTCCCGGAGTCACGACCCTGGAGCTTGATCGAATTGCTGAAAAGACAATTCGTGATGGCGGGGGAATCCCAAACTTTCAGTTAGTGCCAGGCTACTCCCACACCATCTGCGCTTCGATAAACGCCGAGGTAGTCCACGGAATACCTTCTTCCAAGACGCTAAAAGCTGGAGACATGATCTCGGTGGATTGTGGTGCTGAGGTTGATGGTTGGAACGGCGATAGTGCCTTCACTTTCATAGTCCCCGGTGGGGATGCAGGTCTAGCTAAAAAGCGCCAAGAACTCTCTGATGCCTGTGAGGGCTCACTCTGGGCAGGGATTGCTGCCCTAGCCAAGGCTAAGCGGCTCAACGAAGTTGGCGTTGCGATTGAAGAGTTCGTAGGCTCGAAGGGCAACTTTGGCATCTTGGAGCAATATGTCGGTCACGGCATTGGTCGTTCGATGCACGAGGACCCGGCAGTGTTCAACTACCGGGTTCGTGATCTAGGTCCAAAGGTGGAGCCCGGGTTATGCGTTGCGATAGAGCCCATGATCACCGCGGGTGACCAAGAGACATTCGTGGCAAAAGACGACTGGACCGTCGAGACTTCAGACGGCGGCGATGGGGCCCACTGGGAGCATTCGGTCGCGGTTCACTCCAAAGGCATCTGGGTTCTAACTGCGGTTGATGGCGGAGTGGCCGGACTGGCTCCTTTTGGAGTGGTGCCGGTAGTTCTTTAG
- the rpsI gene encoding 30S ribosomal protein S9, producing MAEETTTETTEVVEETTYSTESAPAKAVRSRGNLTQPGAGTGRRKEAIAQVRIMPGTGKIVVNGRTLEDYFPNKLHQQLITDPFTVLELQNAYDVIAKITGGGVAGQAGALRLGIARSLNQIDEENNRAPLKKAGFLRRDSRIIESKKAGLKKARKASQFSKR from the coding sequence TTGGCAGAAGAAACAACCACCGAAACTACCGAGGTAGTTGAAGAGACCACTTACTCCACCGAGTCAGCCCCTGCAAAGGCTGTGCGCTCACGTGGCAACCTAACCCAGCCAGGTGCTGGCACCGGTCGCCGCAAGGAGGCCATCGCTCAGGTACGCATCATGCCAGGAACTGGCAAGATCGTCGTGAACGGCCGCACCCTGGAGGACTACTTCCCAAATAAGCTGCACCAGCAGCTAATCACCGACCCATTCACCGTGCTTGAGCTGCAGAACGCATACGACGTTATTGCGAAAATCACTGGTGGCGGAGTTGCCGGTCAGGCTGGCGCACTTCGCCTAGGCATCGCCCGTTCCTTGAACCAGATCGATGAAGAGAACAACCGTGCCCCGCTAAAAAAGGCTGGTTTCTTGCGTCGCGACTCTCGCATTATCGAGTCCAAAAAGGCCGGTTTGAAAAAGGCCCGCAAGGCTTCTCAGTTCTCTAAGCGCTAA
- a CDS encoding adenylate kinase, which yields MTRLLLIGPPGAGKGTQAVLLAAHFGIPAISTGDIFRSNVKNETPLGVEAKGYMDRGEYVPSTLTNALIRDRLSQPDAKRGFLLDGYPRTADQVAELDKILVESSARLDVVVQLRADNKELVRRLAHRAEVEGRGDDTPDVIARRLDVYDEQTAPLIDIYVSRGLVAMIDGLGEIELVTKRIIEALNARGLELDA from the coding sequence ATGACCCGCCTCCTACTAATCGGCCCCCCGGGTGCCGGGAAGGGGACCCAGGCAGTTTTATTGGCAGCGCACTTTGGTATTCCAGCAATCTCAACCGGAGACATCTTTCGCTCTAATGTGAAAAATGAAACTCCGCTGGGCGTTGAGGCCAAGGGCTATATGGATCGCGGCGAATATGTGCCGAGCACTCTCACCAACGCACTGATCAGGGACCGACTTTCGCAACCGGATGCTAAAAGAGGCTTCCTGCTAGATGGTTATCCAAGAACCGCGGATCAGGTAGCTGAATTAGATAAAATCCTTGTCGAGAGCTCCGCCAGACTCGATGTCGTGGTGCAGCTAAGAGCTGACAATAAGGAACTTGTGCGCCGTTTGGCGCATCGCGCCGAGGTTGAGGGTAGGGGCGATGACACCCCCGATGTGATCGCCAGAAGGCTCGATGTTTATGACGAGCAAACTGCTCCACTGATTGATATCTATGTTTCCCGAGGGCTTGTTGCGATGATTGATGGCTTGGGGGAGATCGAATTGGTCACCAAGCGCATTATCGAGGCCTTGAACGCCCGCGGCCTAGAACTAGATGCGTAA
- the secY gene encoding preprotein translocase subunit SecY, translating into MFSAIARAFRTPDLRNKLAFTLGMIAVFRLGSFIPTPNVDYSNVQQCLAQSESTSGLYELVNLFSGGALLQLSIFALGIMPYITASIITQLLRVVIPRFETLHKEGPQGQAKLTQYTRYLTIALGLLQATTLIAVARQGALFGADCTLPILVDTGPLAISLMVMTMTAGTGLIMWIGELITERGVGNGMSLLIFTSIASTFPASLLQILQTRSIEIFIIVMAVGFLVVALVVLVEQSQRRIPVQYAKRMVGRKAYGGQSTYIPVKVNTAGVIPVIFASSMLYLPALLAQFSQPDANGQVAPWVTWISTYLVSGDNPLYMAIYFLMIVGFTYFYVAITLNPEEISDNMKKYGGFIPGIRAGRPTTEYLQYVISRITAPGAIYLGLIALIPLVAFTAIGTNQNFPFGGTSILIIVGVGLETVKQINAQMQQRNYEGLLK; encoded by the coding sequence TTGTTTAGTGCAATTGCACGCGCATTCCGGACACCGGATTTGCGCAATAAGTTAGCTTTCACGCTCGGCATGATTGCAGTCTTCCGTTTGGGTTCGTTTATTCCGACCCCAAACGTTGACTACTCGAATGTTCAGCAATGTTTGGCTCAGAGCGAGTCAACATCTGGCTTATATGAACTCGTGAACCTCTTCTCCGGCGGCGCGCTGCTGCAGCTTTCGATCTTTGCACTGGGCATCATGCCTTATATCACAGCCTCCATCATCACTCAGCTGTTGCGCGTTGTTATTCCTCGCTTTGAGACCCTTCACAAAGAGGGACCACAGGGCCAGGCAAAACTTACCCAGTACACCCGCTACCTAACAATCGCCTTGGGTCTATTGCAGGCAACTACTTTGATTGCGGTGGCCAGGCAGGGCGCGCTATTTGGTGCGGACTGTACCCTCCCGATTCTGGTTGACACCGGACCGCTGGCAATTTCTCTGATGGTCATGACCATGACTGCTGGAACCGGTTTGATCATGTGGATTGGTGAGCTCATCACCGAGCGCGGTGTTGGTAATGGAATGTCTCTTCTAATCTTTACTTCCATCGCATCTACCTTCCCAGCTTCGCTACTGCAGATTCTTCAGACTCGTTCAATCGAGATCTTCATCATCGTGATGGCTGTTGGATTCTTAGTAGTTGCTTTGGTTGTGTTGGTTGAGCAGTCCCAGCGCCGTATCCCGGTTCAGTATGCCAAGCGCATGGTTGGTCGCAAGGCCTACGGTGGTCAGTCAACCTACATTCCAGTGAAGGTCAACACCGCGGGTGTTATCCCGGTTATCTTCGCATCCTCAATGCTTTATTTGCCGGCGCTTCTGGCCCAGTTCTCGCAGCCAGATGCCAATGGTCAGGTTGCCCCTTGGGTCACTTGGATTTCTACCTATTTGGTCAGTGGTGACAACCCGCTTTACATGGCGATTTACTTCCTCATGATTGTTGGATTCACGTACTTCTATGTGGCTATCACTTTGAATCCTGAAGAGATAAGCGACAACATGAAGAAGTACGGTGGCTTTATTCCAGGTATTCGTGCCGGTAGACCGACCACTGAGTACCTGCAATACGTAATCTCTAGAATCACAGCTCCCGGCGCTATCTACCTGGGTCTGATCGCCCTAATTCCGCTAGTTGCCTTTACCGCAATCGGGACCAACCAAAACTTCCCATTCGGCGGTACCTCAATCTTGATTATTGTGGGTGTCGGTTTGGAGACCGTCAAGCAGATCAACGCCCAGATGCAGCAGCGTAACTATGAGGGCTTGCTGAAATGA
- the glmM gene encoding phosphoglucosamine mutase, which produces MGRLFGTDGVRGTANKEITAEFSLNLAQAAAWVLGSQARERGDRPRAVIAHDPRISSDFISAAVSAGLASSGVDVFDAGVVPTPAAAYLTADLDADFGVMISASHNSAPDNGIKFFSRGGHKLPDIVEDEIEAAMGQALTPLGSAVGRVIRFADAEDRYLLHMLGTLPNRLDGLKVVVDCANGAASAISPQAFVDAGAKVIVIGADPDGNNINLGYGSTHLSALQSAVLEHKADIGIAHDGDADRCLAVDHEGSIVDGDHLMVVLAIAMKQAGTLARDTLVTTVMSNLGLRVALEAAGIKFIETKVGDRYVLEAMREGGYSLGGEQSGHIIFSQFATTGDGLLTGLQIAARMVSSSKTLRELVAVMPNFPQVLINVPEVNKHLVDSDQDVQSMVQLAQADLGNQGRVLLRASGTESLVRVMVEAKDQGTAQSWAERIANTVTRKLGKD; this is translated from the coding sequence ATGGGCAGGCTCTTCGGAACCGATGGAGTTCGCGGAACCGCGAATAAAGAAATCACGGCTGAATTCTCACTTAATTTGGCGCAGGCTGCGGCTTGGGTATTAGGCAGCCAGGCTCGAGAACGAGGAGATCGTCCAAGGGCGGTAATCGCCCATGACCCCAGAATCTCATCGGATTTTATTTCAGCCGCCGTCTCGGCAGGACTCGCCTCTTCGGGCGTGGATGTCTTTGATGCGGGCGTGGTGCCAACTCCGGCAGCAGCTTATCTAACCGCCGACCTTGATGCAGATTTTGGCGTGATGATTTCGGCTAGCCACAACTCTGCTCCCGATAACGGCATTAAGTTTTTTTCGCGGGGCGGGCATAAGCTGCCAGACATTGTTGAGGATGAGATAGAGGCTGCCATGGGGCAGGCGCTCACTCCCTTGGGTTCGGCAGTTGGCCGAGTAATTCGCTTCGCGGATGCTGAGGACCGCTACCTGCTTCATATGCTTGGCACTTTGCCGAACCGGCTGGATGGGCTAAAGGTAGTTGTTGACTGCGCTAACGGCGCGGCAAGCGCTATTTCTCCCCAGGCCTTTGTGGATGCGGGAGCCAAGGTAATCGTCATCGGCGCCGATCCCGACGGCAACAACATTAACCTGGGATATGGGTCCACTCACTTATCTGCCTTGCAGTCGGCAGTTTTGGAACATAAGGCGGATATTGGCATTGCCCACGATGGTGACGCTGATCGCTGTTTGGCTGTTGATCACGAGGGCTCAATAGTTGACGGGGATCACCTGATGGTGGTTTTGGCCATTGCCATGAAGCAGGCGGGCACCCTAGCCCGCGATACTTTAGTCACGACCGTGATGAGCAATCTGGGACTCAGGGTTGCCCTTGAAGCCGCCGGCATTAAATTTATCGAGACCAAGGTTGGGGATCGATATGTTCTTGAGGCGATGCGTGAGGGTGGCTACTCACTGGGTGGCGAGCAATCCGGTCACATTATCTTTAGCCAATTCGCTACCACTGGGGACGGTCTTCTCACCGGATTGCAGATTGCAGCCAGAATGGTTTCTTCTTCCAAAACGCTCAGAGAGCTGGTAGCCGTGATGCCTAATTTCCCTCAGGTTTTGATAAACGTTCCAGAGGTTAATAAACATCTGGTCGATTCCGATCAGGATGTTCAGTCGATGGTGCAGTTGGCCCAGGCCGACCTTGGTAATCAAGGCAGGGTTTTATTGCGAGCTTCTGGCACCGAGTCACTGGTTCGGGTTATGGTGGAGGCCAAGGACCAGGGCACCGCGCAGTCTTGGGCAGAGCGAATTGCAAACACGGTAACTCGAAAGCTTGGTAAAGATTGA
- the rplQ gene encoding 50S ribosomal protein L17 → MPTPTKGPRLGGGPAHERLMLNNMATSLFKHKRIVTTETKAKRLRPVAERFVTFAKRGDLHARRRVMQSILDKGVVHELFAEIAPLVQERQGGYTRITKLGFRKGDNAPMAVIELVLEPVNPKPKTNKVRLTNNIATGAAVVAAPELVEEVLAEDSVAVQAEDVVAVESAETEATEAVAEAAAEEAAPKAE, encoded by the coding sequence ATGCCTACCCCAACAAAGGGCCCTCGCCTCGGAGGCGGACCAGCCCACGAGCGACTAATGCTCAACAACATGGCTACCTCGCTTTTCAAGCACAAGCGCATCGTAACCACCGAGACCAAGGCCAAGCGCCTGCGTCCAGTGGCCGAGCGTTTTGTGACTTTCGCAAAGCGCGGTGACCTGCACGCTCGACGCCGCGTGATGCAGTCAATCCTGGACAAAGGAGTGGTTCACGAGCTTTTCGCTGAAATCGCACCGCTGGTTCAAGAACGCCAGGGTGGCTACACCCGCATTACAAAGCTTGGCTTCAGAAAGGGCGATAACGCTCCAATGGCAGTCATCGAGCTAGTGCTAGAGCCAGTTAACCCAAAGCCAAAGACCAATAAGGTTCGACTAACTAACAACATTGCTACCGGAGCAGCTGTGGTAGCAGCTCCAGAGCTAGTTGAAGAAGTACTGGCTGAGGATTCGGTTGCAGTTCAGGCCGAGGATGTTGTGGCAGTTGAGTCTGCTGAAACAGAGGCAACCGAAGCAGTAGCTGAAGCCGCTGCTGAAGAGGCTGCCCCAAAGGCTGAGTAA
- the rpsE gene encoding 30S ribosomal protein S5, with translation MSQDKKEETTVAEATVGATELAAVEATVVTPEVTTTVDPNEREARRGSRDRGPRNDRGAREEVKSQFLERVVHINRVSKVVKGGRRFSFTALVVVGDGEGVVGVGYGKAKEVPAAIAKGVEEAKKNFFNVPRAGSTIPHPVQGEKAAGVVLLRPASEGTGVIAGGPVRAVLECAGIHDVLSKSLGSTNVLNIVHATVAALRQLEEPAAVAARRGKTLAEVAPPRLLPKVEKAGA, from the coding sequence GTGAGCCAAGACAAGAAGGAAGAGACAACCGTGGCAGAAGCTACTGTGGGCGCAACCGAATTAGCAGCAGTGGAAGCAACTGTTGTTACCCCGGAGGTCACAACAACTGTTGATCCCAACGAGCGTGAAGCCCGCCGTGGTTCGCGTGATCGTGGTCCCCGTAATGACCGCGGAGCCCGTGAAGAGGTTAAGAGCCAGTTCCTAGAGCGCGTTGTTCACATCAACCGCGTCTCCAAGGTGGTCAAGGGTGGTCGTCGTTTCTCTTTCACAGCACTAGTTGTGGTTGGAGACGGTGAGGGAGTAGTCGGCGTTGGTTACGGCAAGGCTAAAGAAGTTCCTGCCGCGATCGCAAAGGGTGTCGAAGAGGCAAAGAAGAACTTCTTCAATGTCCCCCGCGCCGGATCAACAATTCCTCACCCGGTTCAGGGAGAGAAGGCTGCCGGTGTGGTTCTATTGCGCCCAGCTTCTGAGGGAACCGGTGTTATCGCTGGAGGTCCAGTTCGAGCAGTTCTCGAGTGTGCGGGTATCCACGATGTGCTTTCAAAGTCATTGGGATCCACAAACGTCCTAAACATCGTCCACGCAACCGTTGCAGCATTGCGCCAGCTCGAAGAGCCAGCAGCTGTTGCAGCGCGTCGCGGCAAGACACTTGCAGAGGTAGCACCACCACGCCTATTGCCTAAGGTCGAAAAGGCAGGTGCCTAA
- the infA gene encoding translation initiation factor IF-1, translated as MANKDGVIEIEGSVVEALPNAMFRVELTNGHLVLAHISGKMRQHYIRILPEDRVIVELSTYDLTRGRIIYRYK; from the coding sequence ATGGCCAATAAAGACGGCGTAATTGAGATCGAAGGCTCGGTCGTAGAAGCTTTACCGAACGCAATGTTTCGTGTGGAGCTGACCAATGGACACCTAGTCCTTGCTCACATCTCAGGAAAAATGAGACAGCACTACATCCGCATCCTCCCTGAGGACCGCGTGATTGTTGAGCTTTCTACCTACGACCTGACTCGCGGCCGCATAATTTACCGGTACAAGTAG
- the rpsM gene encoding 30S ribosomal protein S13, which produces MARIAGVDIPRDKRVVISLTYIYGIGRTRSSEILETTKISEELRVKDLTDDQLIALREVIEKGYKVEGDLRREVAADIRRKVEIGSYQGIRHRKGLPVHGQRTKTNARTRKGPKRTVAGKKKVAR; this is translated from the coding sequence ATGGCACGTATTGCTGGAGTAGATATTCCTCGCGATAAGCGAGTGGTTATCTCCCTTACCTACATCTATGGCATTGGTCGAACTCGTTCATCCGAGATTCTCGAGACCACCAAGATTTCAGAAGAACTTCGAGTCAAGGACCTCACCGACGATCAGCTCATCGCTCTTCGTGAAGTAATCGAAAAGGGTTACAAGGTTGAGGGTGATCTTCGTCGTGAAGTTGCAGCCGACATTCGCCGCAAGGTTGAGATTGGTTCATATCAAGGAATTCGTCACCGCAAGGGCCTACCGGTCCACGGTCAGCGCACCAAAACCAACGCTCGCACTCGCAAGGGTCCAAAGCGCACGGTTGCCGGTAAGAAAAAGGTTGCCCGCTAG
- the rplM gene encoding 50S ribosomal protein L13 codes for MRTYSPKASELSHEWFVIDATDVVLGRLASHVAVLLRGKHKPTFAAHMDNGDFVIIINAEKVALTGSKLAQKKAYRHSGYQGGLTATTYSELLEKNPERAVEKAIRGMLPKNSLGAQQLSKLKVYKGAVHPHEAQQPKTFLIDQISQ; via the coding sequence GTGCGTACTTATTCGCCAAAGGCCAGTGAGCTGAGCCATGAGTGGTTTGTCATTGACGCCACCGATGTGGTCCTAGGCCGCCTTGCATCTCACGTAGCGGTCTTGCTACGTGGCAAGCACAAGCCAACCTTCGCAGCCCACATGGACAACGGAGATTTCGTCATCATTATTAACGCTGAGAAGGTTGCCCTAACAGGGTCAAAGCTTGCTCAGAAGAAGGCCTACCGCCACTCCGGGTACCAGGGTGGCCTAACCGCTACCACCTACTCCGAGCTATTGGAAAAGAACCCAGAGCGCGCAGTAGAAAAGGCAATCCGAGGGATGTTGCCAAAGAACTCCCTGGGTGCTCAGCAGCTGTCCAAGCTAAAGGTTTATAAGGGTGCGGTTCACCCTCACGAGGCGCAGCAGCCTAAGACTTTCCTAATCGATCAGATTTCCCAGTAA
- a CDS encoding DNA-directed RNA polymerase subunit alpha, with amino-acid sequence MLIAQRPTLHEEVLGPNRSRFILDPLEPGFGYTLGNSMRRTLLSSIPGAAVTNIRIQGVSHEFSTIPGVKEDVVEVILNIKNLVVSSEHDAPVVAHLSKSAAGPVTAADIQVPAGVEVHNPELVIATLNAKGKLEIEFIIERGRGYVQANQNRNPDAEAGVIPVDSIYSPVLKVSYRVEATRAGEFTNFDKLIVDVETKPSMEPKDAVASAGSTLVELFGLAKELNNEAEGIEIGPAPVEVAASNELSTPIEDLDLTVRSYNCLKREGINTVSELIALSEDQLMNIRNFGSKSVDEVREKLASLGLRFKDAVPGFDGAYFGGGFDEDQI; translated from the coding sequence GTGCTAATTGCACAGCGCCCAACTCTTCACGAAGAAGTCCTAGGACCGAACCGTTCTCGCTTTATCCTTGACCCACTAGAGCCAGGATTTGGTTACACCCTTGGCAACTCGATGCGTCGAACCCTACTAAGTTCGATTCCAGGTGCCGCGGTTACCAACATTCGGATCCAGGGTGTCAGCCACGAATTCTCCACCATCCCGGGTGTGAAAGAAGACGTTGTAGAGGTAATCCTGAACATCAAGAACCTCGTCGTTTCTTCCGAGCACGATGCGCCAGTAGTGGCCCACCTATCTAAGTCAGCTGCCGGTCCAGTTACCGCAGCGGACATTCAGGTCCCTGCCGGTGTTGAGGTTCACAACCCAGAGCTAGTAATTGCAACGCTAAACGCAAAAGGCAAGCTCGAAATTGAGTTCATCATTGAGCGTGGGCGCGGTTACGTTCAGGCAAACCAGAACCGCAACCCAGATGCCGAAGCTGGCGTTATTCCGGTTGACTCGATTTACAGCCCAGTTCTCAAGGTCTCCTACCGCGTCGAGGCTACTCGTGCCGGGGAATTCACCAACTTCGACAAGCTAATTGTTGATGTTGAGACCAAGCCGTCAATGGAGCCAAAGGATGCCGTTGCATCTGCAGGGTCCACCCTTGTTGAGCTATTTGGCCTGGCCAAGGAGCTAAACAACGAGGCTGAAGGTATCGAGATTGGGCCGGCCCCGGTTGAGGTCGCAGCCTCTAATGAGCTCTCAACACCCATCGAAGACCTAGACCTAACCGTGCGCTCATACAACTGCTTGAAGCGCGAAGGTATCAACACCGTTTCAGAGCTGATCGCACTTAGCGAAGACCAGCTAATGAACATCCGTAACTTTGGTTCCAAGTCCGTTGATGAGGTCCGCGAGAAGCTTGCTTCTTTGGGCCTTAGATTCAAGGATGCAGTTCCAGGATTCGATGGCGCCTACTTCGGTGGCGGATTCGATGAAGACCAGATCTAA
- the rpmD gene encoding 50S ribosomal protein L30, translating into MAARLKVTQLKSSNGGKQNQRDSLRTLGLKRIGDIVVREDTLSVRGLVNTVAHLVKVEEID; encoded by the coding sequence ATGGCCGCTCGTCTAAAAGTTACCCAATTAAAAAGTTCAAACGGTGGCAAGCAGAACCAGCGCGATTCACTTCGCACCCTGGGTCTCAAGCGAATCGGTGACATCGTAGTTCGTGAGGACACCTTGAGTGTCCGCGGACTCGTAAACACCGTCGCCCACCTCGTCAAGGTTGAGGAGATTGACTAA